The following coding sequences lie in one Vicugna pacos chromosome 5, VicPac4, whole genome shotgun sequence genomic window:
- the SCG2 gene encoding secretogranin-2, producing MAETKTHWLGAALSLIPLIFLLSVAEAASFQRNQLLQKEPDLRLENVQKFPSPEMIRALEYIEKLRQQAHKEESNPDYNSYQGVSVPLQQKENGDESHLPEISRDSLSEDEWMKIILEALRQAENEPQSVPKENKPYALNAEKNFPVDVPDDYETQQWPERKLKHMRFTPMYEENSRDNPFKRTNEIVEEQYTPQSLATLESVFQELGKLTGPNNQKRERVDEEQKLYADDEDDIYKANNIAYEDVVGGEDWNPVEEKIESQTQEEVRDSKENVEKSEQINDEMKRSGQLGLQDDDLRKDSKDQPSDDVSKVIAYLKRLVNAAGSGRSQNGQSGERAARLFEKPLDAQSIYQLIEISRNLQIPPEDLIDMLKTGEKPNGSAEPEQDLEIPADLDDISDIDLDHPDLFQNKILSKNGYPKTPGRGGTESLPDGLSVEDILNVLGMENAANQKPPYFPNQYNREKVLPRLPYGPGRSRASQLPKAVWMPDVENRQMTYENLNDKDQELGEYLARMLVKYPEIMNSNQVKRVPSQGSSEDDLQEENQIEQVIKEHLNQHGSQETDKLASVSKRFPVGPPKSDDSPNRQYLDEDLLMKVLEYLNQEKAEKGREHIAKRAMENM from the coding sequence ATGGCAGAAACTAAGACTCACTGGCTTGGAGCAGCCCTGTCTCTCATCCCTTTAATTTTCCTCCTCTCTGTGGCCGAAGCAGCTTCATTTCAGAGAAACCAGCTGCTTCAGAAGGAACCAGATCTCAGATTAGAAAATGTCCAAAAGTTTCCCAGTCCTGAAATGATCAGGGCTTTGGAGTACATAGAAAAGCTCCGACAACAAGCTCACAAAGAAGAAAGCAACCCAGACTACAATTCCTACCAAGGTGtctctgttccccttcagcaaaaagaaaatggtGATGAAAGTCACTTGCCAGAAATTTCAAGGGATTCCCTGAGTGAAGATGAGTGGATGAAGATAATACTTGAAGCTTTGAGACAGGCTGAAAATGAGCCCCAGTCTgtaccaaaagaaaataaaccctATGCCTTGAATGCAGAGAAGAACTTTCCAGTGGATGTGCCTGATGATTACGAGACTCAACAGTGGCCAGAGAGAAAGCTCAAGCACATGCGATTCACTCCAATGTATGAAGAGAATTCCAGGGACAACCCCTTTAAGCGCACAAATGAAATAGTGGAGGAACAATATACTCCTCAAAGTCTCGCTACTTTGGAATCTGTCTTCCAAGAGCTTGGGAAGCTGACGGGACCAAACAACCAGAAGCGTGAGAGAGTTGATGAGGAGCAAAAACTTTACGCAGACGATGAAGATGATATCTACAAGGCCAATAACATTGCCTATGAAGATGTGGTTGGGGGAGAAGATTGGAACCcagtagaagaaaaaatagagagTCAAACCCAGGAAGAGGTAAGAGACAGCaaagagaatgtagaaaaaagtgaacaaatcaaTGACGAAATGAAGCGTTCAGGGCAGTTGGGTCTCCAGGATGACGATCTTCGAAAAGACAGTAAAGACCAACCCTCAGATGATGTCTCCAAAGTAATTGCCTATCTGAAAAGGTTAGTGAATGCTGCAGGCAGTGGGAGGTCACAGAATGGGCAAAGCGGAGAAAGAGCAGCCAGGCTTTTTGAGAAGCCACTTGATGCTCAGTCTATTTATCAGCTGATTGAAATCTCAAGGAATTTACAGATACCCCCTGAAGACTTAATTGACATGCTCAAAACTGGAGAGAAGCCAAATGGATCAGCAGAACCAGAGCAGGATCTTGAAATTCCTGCTGACCTAGATGACATCTCTGACATTGACTTAGACCATCCAGATCTGTTCCAAAATAAGATCCTCTCCAAGAATGGCTACCCCAAAACACCTGGTCGTGGTGGGACAGAGTCCTTACCAGATGGGCTCAGTGTTGaggacattttaaatgttttagggATGGAAAATGCAGCAAATCAAAAGCCTCCATACTTTCCCAATCAGTACAACCGAGAGAAGGTTCTGCCAAGACTCCCCTATGGTCCTGGAAGATCTAGAGCCAGCCAACTTCCCAAAGCTGTCTGGATGCCAGATGTTGAAAACAGGCAAATGACATATGAAAACCTGAATGACAAGGATCAGGAATTAGGAGAGTACTTGGCCAGGATGCTAGTTAAATACCCTGAGATCATGAATTCAAACCAAGTGAAGCGAGTTCCCAGCCAAGGCTCATCAGAGGATGACTTACAGGAAGAGAACCAAATCGAGCAGGTCATCAAAGAGCATTTGAATCAACATGGGTCTCAGGAGACTGACAAACTGGCCTCAGTAAGCAAAAGGTTCCCTGTGGGGCCCCCGAAGAGTGATGATTCTCCAAACAGACAGTACTTGGATGAAGATCTGTTAATGAAAGTGCTGGAATACCTCAACCAAGAAAAGGCAGAAAAGGGAAGGGAGCACATTGCTAAGAGAGCCATGGAAAACATGTAA